From one Micromonospora siamensis genomic stretch:
- a CDS encoding L,D-transpeptidase family protein yields the protein MSPPTSRVRRAAALVALATTGGLLLPVSTAQAAPRQQAPVVTQVATQVTTELGATATARYALATTQPTLRQGSRGAAVTTLQRRLAALHYDLGTIDGDFGPSTFHAVVAFQKVNGLSRDGIVGPNTWAKLSSPVIPKPRYRHSGLSLEANLSRQVLYLARDGQVIRILDASSGKASTPTVRGNFSITRRIDGWRQSDLGMLWKPNYFYRGYAVHGATSVPNYPASHGCVRVTIPAMNRLWGTIKVGLPVHVYA from the coding sequence ATGTCACCCCCCACCAGTCGTGTCCGCCGCGCCGCGGCTCTGGTCGCGCTCGCGACCACCGGCGGCCTGCTGCTGCCCGTCTCGACCGCCCAGGCCGCGCCCCGGCAGCAGGCGCCGGTCGTCACGCAGGTGGCCACCCAGGTCACCACCGAGCTCGGGGCGACCGCCACCGCCCGGTACGCGCTCGCCACGACGCAGCCCACGCTCCGGCAGGGCTCCCGCGGTGCCGCGGTGACCACGCTGCAGCGGCGGTTGGCGGCCCTGCACTACGACCTCGGCACGATCGACGGCGACTTCGGGCCGTCGACGTTCCACGCGGTCGTCGCGTTCCAGAAGGTCAACGGGCTCTCCCGGGACGGCATCGTCGGCCCGAACACCTGGGCCAAGCTCAGCAGCCCGGTGATCCCGAAGCCGCGGTACCGGCACTCAGGGCTGTCGCTGGAGGCCAACCTGAGCCGGCAGGTGCTCTACCTGGCCCGTGACGGGCAGGTGATCCGGATCCTGGACGCCTCCAGCGGCAAGGCGAGCACCCCGACCGTGCGGGGCAACTTCTCGATCACCCGCCGGATCGACGGCTGGCGGCAGAGCGACCTCGGCATGCTGTGGAAGCCCAACTACTTCTACCGCGGGTACGCCGTCCACGGCGCCACCTCGGTGCCGAACTACCCGGCCAGCCACGGCTGCGTGCGGGTGACCATCCCGGCGATGAACCGGCTCTGGGGCACCATCAAGGTCGGCCTGCCGGTGCACGTGTACGCCTGA